The proteins below come from a single Gimesia alba genomic window:
- a CDS encoding DUF1559 domain-containing protein, producing MSTRRSLLTVAAMLSCLFALGIHEVPAQEKPSRVTKPKTATVKLKPFRMDFAPEDALGVLAVRPAQLLGEKAMSPVLQLTLREQQKNSDSNFLGVDPTKLETVTIIYLLSELGKVEQKPVDFVSVLQSTQNLDQALVQKKFSKTNLIESNYKGKTFLTNTSPDGDSLLFLDDKSFIISDKASALKKVIDSMQDQNNHTWEERLQPVETASIAGAINMQTARILLGGMVQSQSVKIPVWPLISPVWEHSEIAALGITLQQKLSLELAFTQEKNSPEIRQALQSLLGLGQNMLRQMNANNKQTKRPLRPDQEAQIKLVEQILGSTRVTQNEDLVKLSTSLNSETCTNMVAAILPGILQAREAARRSASKNNIRRIMLAFHNYHLDHKHFPPAVVVGPDGKTPHSWRVELLPYLDQQALYDQYRMNEPWDSPHNRKIAKTVVPVFNNPNSEKSTNASYFVVTGPGTVFGNKTGIKLSEILGGTSNTIAVFEAKRDIPWTKPADIPFDGKKVPEFGGFHQGGAHVGLCDGSVRFLSELTNKDFLKTLLTISADQKEPAP from the coding sequence TTGTCTACCAGACGTTCTCTGCTCACAGTGGCTGCCATGTTAAGCTGCCTGTTTGCACTCGGGATTCATGAGGTGCCAGCGCAAGAGAAACCATCTCGTGTGACGAAGCCGAAAACAGCGACGGTTAAACTGAAACCGTTTCGCATGGATTTCGCTCCTGAAGATGCGTTAGGGGTCCTGGCGGTCCGCCCTGCACAATTGCTGGGGGAAAAAGCAATGTCGCCTGTCCTACAACTGACATTACGGGAACAACAGAAAAATTCTGATTCTAATTTTCTGGGAGTAGATCCGACCAAACTCGAGACCGTCACTATCATATATCTTCTGTCAGAACTCGGGAAGGTCGAGCAGAAGCCGGTCGACTTTGTTTCCGTGTTGCAATCAACACAAAACTTAGATCAAGCACTGGTACAGAAAAAATTCAGTAAAACCAATCTCATTGAGTCCAATTACAAGGGGAAAACATTCCTGACAAACACGTCCCCCGATGGAGACTCGTTGTTGTTTCTGGATGATAAGTCCTTCATCATCTCAGATAAAGCCAGCGCCCTGAAAAAGGTGATTGACAGTATGCAGGATCAAAACAACCATACCTGGGAAGAGCGATTACAGCCGGTCGAAACGGCTTCTATTGCGGGCGCGATCAATATGCAAACAGCGCGAATACTTTTGGGGGGCATGGTTCAGTCACAGTCTGTGAAAATCCCGGTCTGGCCGCTGATCTCACCGGTCTGGGAACATTCCGAAATTGCCGCACTAGGTATCACATTACAGCAGAAACTCTCTCTGGAGCTGGCCTTTACCCAAGAGAAAAACAGTCCCGAAATCAGACAGGCACTGCAAAGTCTGCTGGGACTGGGACAAAACATGCTACGTCAGATGAACGCCAACAATAAACAGACAAAACGCCCCCTTCGGCCGGACCAGGAAGCACAAATCAAGCTTGTAGAACAGATACTGGGTTCCACCCGAGTCACCCAAAACGAGGATCTGGTAAAATTATCGACATCGTTAAACAGTGAAACCTGTACCAATATGGTTGCGGCCATTCTGCCTGGCATCTTACAGGCACGCGAAGCGGCACGCCGTTCGGCATCGAAGAATAATATCAGACGAATCATGCTGGCATTTCATAATTATCATTTGGATCATAAGCATTTTCCCCCGGCGGTCGTGGTGGGCCCTGATGGAAAAACGCCTCATAGCTGGCGGGTGGAACTGCTACCTTATCTCGACCAGCAGGCGTTGTACGATCAGTATCGTATGAACGAGCCGTGGGATAGCCCGCATAATCGCAAGATTGCAAAGACCGTCGTTCCTGTGTTCAACAATCCAAATTCTGAAAAGTCCACAAATGCGTCATACTTTGTGGTGACAGGTCCGGGAACTGTGTTTGGTAACAAAACGGGCATCAAACTCAGCGAAATTCTGGGTGGCACATCGAACACGATTGCCGTTTTCGAAGCAAAACGCGATATTCCCTGGACGAAGCCAGCAGACATTCCATTTGACGGAAAAAAAGTCCCCGAGTTTGGCGGTTTTCATCAAGGAGGCGCTCATGTTGGTTTGTGCGATGGTTCCGTTAGATTCCTTTCCGAATTAACCAACAAGGACTTTTTAAAGACGCTGCTTACCATCAGCGCGGATCAGAAAGAGCCGGCTCCCTAG
- a CDS encoding NAD(P)-dependent oxidoreductase → MTTLVVGASGATGRLLVEQLLQRGEQVKAIVRTPGTFNEFITNNEDFSEIQASVHDLTHKEMQQYITGCDAVASCLGHQMSFRGVFGKPRLLVTDTVRRLCAAIQATHSEKPVKFVLMNTAGNSNRDLDEPISFAQKCVIGLLRLLVPPLSDNEKAADYLRTQIGQNNQTMEWTAVRPDSLQNESEVTEYTLHPSPTRSAIFNAGQTSRINVAHFMAELVTNGELWNQWKGQMPVIYNNKEE, encoded by the coding sequence ATGACGACCCTTGTCGTGGGCGCCAGCGGTGCAACCGGACGGCTGCTTGTAGAACAATTATTACAGCGTGGCGAGCAGGTCAAAGCCATTGTCCGCACGCCTGGTACGTTTAATGAGTTCATCACGAACAACGAAGACTTTTCCGAAATCCAGGCCAGTGTGCATGATCTGACTCACAAAGAAATGCAGCAGTATATCACCGGCTGTGATGCGGTCGCTTCCTGTTTAGGACACCAGATGTCCTTTCGGGGTGTGTTTGGAAAGCCGCGCCTGCTGGTGACCGATACCGTGCGTCGTCTGTGTGCAGCAATTCAAGCCACGCATTCAGAGAAACCCGTCAAGTTCGTGCTCATGAATACCGCGGGGAACAGCAACCGCGATCTGGACGAGCCGATTTCGTTTGCACAGAAGTGTGTCATCGGATTACTACGACTGCTCGTGCCACCGCTTTCTGATAATGAGAAGGCCGCCGACTATTTACGTACTCAAATCGGCCAGAACAATCAGACAATGGAGTGGACCGCCGTACGACCGGATTCGTTACAGAACGAGAGTGAAGTGACCGAATACACGTTGCATCCCTCTCCAACAAGAAGCGCCATTTTCAACGCAGGCCAGACCAGTCGCATCAACGTCGCCCACTTCATGGCGGAACTGGTGACGAATGGAGAACTCTGGAACCAGTGGAAAGGGCAAATGCCTGTGATTTACAATAACAAGGAAGAATGA
- a CDS encoding GDSL-type esterase/lipase family protein translates to MQTVLLLICSLSTGFIWFSETVSAAEPTEWKYAPELLRPFWQGETIEGESVLFIRDPETGIAKASVLIPIEKVLSVRNSAGNITYEEGRDYLWKPGTREITLPKDSRIVSKTSADLRRPDNSQRHKLTHRDGNGEIFFGGQLEYHNMQTCITYQHKPVDWKEIVPVFDEKALPRTVQKLRKHDTVSIVLLGDSISTGCNASGWAGGAPFQPAFSDLLKEHLQNHYQNRVEMANPSVGGKDTRWALTQVDKVVESKPDLVIIAFGMNDSAGRSVKEYQANTNALMEQIRKKRPQTEFILLAPMLGNKDWIRLKHELFPQYRDALAELCRPGVALADMTSIWTEFLKQKQDWDLTGNGVNHPNDFGHRVYAQVLSTLLVPPQKKSDTGNQTSLPPKVVSLWNGKAPTGDDQFEKADVKITVHEAIKGNGAAIVICPGGGYRGLVTGGEGHRIAQWLNQHGIAGVVLEYRMPDGRSFVPLMDAQQAIRTVRANAKQWNIDPHKVGIMGFSAGGHLASTAATHFDAGDPQSDDPVRRQSSRPDFAILVYPVVTMGNTTHGGSKKNLLGAEPSPELIELFSNEKQITSETPPIFLAHAIDDKPVPVENSRALYQALQAKQIPSKLLELPSGGHGLNGYKGPMWDAWQKQSMEWLAKLKFIPEQDIND, encoded by the coding sequence GTGCAAACTGTGTTACTTCTGATTTGCAGCTTGAGTACCGGTTTCATCTGGTTCTCAGAAACAGTATCGGCGGCTGAACCCACTGAGTGGAAGTATGCACCAGAACTGCTCAGACCATTCTGGCAGGGAGAGACTATTGAAGGAGAGTCGGTGCTGTTTATTCGAGATCCAGAGACCGGAATTGCGAAAGCATCGGTCCTGATTCCGATCGAGAAAGTACTCAGCGTTCGAAACTCCGCGGGTAACATCACTTACGAAGAGGGCCGGGACTACCTCTGGAAACCGGGAACCCGTGAGATAACGCTTCCCAAAGATTCGCGAATCGTTTCGAAGACATCTGCAGATCTGCGTCGTCCTGATAATTCACAACGGCACAAACTGACGCACCGTGATGGTAACGGTGAAATTTTCTTTGGTGGTCAGCTGGAATATCACAATATGCAGACCTGCATTACCTACCAACACAAACCGGTCGACTGGAAAGAAATTGTGCCGGTCTTTGATGAGAAAGCCCTGCCGCGCACGGTTCAAAAACTGCGCAAACACGATACCGTTTCGATCGTGCTGCTGGGCGACAGTATTTCCACCGGCTGTAATGCTTCAGGCTGGGCCGGTGGAGCACCGTTTCAACCCGCATTTTCCGATTTGTTAAAAGAACATCTGCAGAACCACTATCAGAACAGAGTTGAAATGGCAAACCCTTCCGTCGGCGGCAAAGATACACGCTGGGCGCTGACGCAAGTCGACAAAGTCGTGGAGTCCAAGCCCGATCTGGTGATCATCGCGTTTGGCATGAACGATTCCGCAGGCCGCTCTGTAAAAGAATATCAGGCCAATACGAATGCCCTGATGGAACAGATTCGCAAAAAACGGCCTCAGACCGAATTCATTCTTTTAGCGCCCATGCTCGGTAACAAAGACTGGATCCGCCTCAAACACGAGCTGTTTCCTCAATACCGCGATGCACTGGCGGAACTTTGTCGGCCGGGAGTCGCGTTGGCAGACATGACTTCCATCTGGACCGAGTTTCTCAAACAGAAACAAGACTGGGATCTGACCGGTAACGGCGTCAACCATCCGAACGATTTCGGGCATCGCGTTTACGCACAGGTGTTGTCGACGCTGCTCGTACCGCCGCAGAAGAAATCAGACACTGGTAATCAGACGAGCCTGCCGCCGAAAGTGGTCTCACTCTGGAACGGTAAAGCGCCGACGGGCGACGATCAGTTCGAGAAAGCAGACGTGAAAATCACCGTGCATGAAGCAATCAAAGGCAACGGTGCCGCGATCGTCATCTGCCCGGGCGGCGGCTACCGGGGACTGGTGACCGGCGGAGAAGGGCACCGCATTGCCCAATGGCTGAATCAACACGGCATTGCCGGGGTCGTATTGGAGTATCGGATGCCAGACGGACGTTCGTTTGTGCCGCTGATGGACGCGCAACAGGCCATTCGGACTGTCCGCGCAAATGCGAAGCAGTGGAACATTGATCCTCATAAAGTCGGCATCATGGGTTTCTCTGCAGGGGGGCATCTGGCATCAACGGCGGCAACACATTTTGACGCCGGCGATCCCCAATCAGACGATCCCGTCCGACGCCAGAGCAGTCGTCCCGACTTTGCAATCCTGGTTTACCCCGTGGTCACGATGGGAAATACAACGCACGGCGGTTCGAAAAAGAATCTGCTGGGGGCAGAACCCTCGCCGGAACTGATCGAACTCTTCTCCAACGAAAAACAGATCACCTCCGAGACGCCGCCCATTTTTCTGGCACACGCCATTGATGATAAGCCTGTACCTGTGGAAAACAGTCGCGCTCTCTATCAAGCGCTGCAGGCGAAACAGATTCCCTCAAAACTTCTAGAACTCCCTTCCGGAGGACACGGCTTAAATGGCTACAAAGGCCCGATGTGGGATGCCTGGCAGAAGCAGTCGATGGAGTGGCTGGCGAAACTGAAATTCATTCCGGAACAGGATATCAACGACTGA
- a CDS encoding DUF4184 family protein, with amino-acid sequence MFAKAFGSRSFWFTSYVAANVLIDLEVLYYLSRNEPPLHRYLHTYAGGLAAGMVAGLLMFGVIQVLRRLLPADSRWEKRLAQTPRRQMLRQSILAGVIGGASHILLDSLMHAEMQPFWPLAEGNVLAGIISVPALHITLAAIGFFGLIFWLLLREP; translated from the coding sequence TTGTTTGCGAAAGCCTTCGGCTCACGATCTTTCTGGTTCACTTCGTACGTGGCTGCCAATGTACTGATTGACCTGGAAGTGCTGTACTATCTCAGCAGAAATGAACCGCCGCTTCACCGTTACCTGCATACGTATGCAGGGGGACTCGCTGCGGGGATGGTGGCGGGGCTGTTGATGTTCGGCGTCATTCAGGTTCTTCGTCGCCTGTTACCCGCCGATTCACGCTGGGAAAAACGCTTAGCGCAGACACCACGACGTCAGATGCTCCGGCAATCAATCTTAGCCGGCGTGATTGGTGGCGCATCGCACATTCTGCTTGACAGTTTGATGCACGCAGAGATGCAGCCGTTCTGGCCGCTGGCTGAGGGAAATGTCCTCGCGGGAATCATCAGCGTGCCCGCTCTGCACATCACTCTGGCTGCGATTGGCTTCTTCGGCCTGATCTTCTGGCTGCTGCTCCGAGAACCGTAA
- a CDS encoding M56 family metallopeptidase — MSFFAFSPQVGLLTLNIALASISLGLVAVLVGRLSSRCALPTRHGLFCVALVLMLVSPLLIWGASHQGLGIVPILMGALDREDSRGLDGSLPADQGDDALTMPIRTPKLLTTPVEEPAVVQSSTEAEQNGRKNEIVADSEAGDLPVAASPGVEPSDKKRTRTGMVQSIGVMLALVWAVVAVWFLIKLVRGLLVVQRLRRSLRPATDPRITNAMLQVNPDMGQSKMAPVYESEIVPAPLTLGLWRSVIVIPEGLAESLNESELACVLAHEVAHVTRHDTLIAILQQLAGIGFWWNPLLRMINRQISQLRERICDDYVVQRLGEGLPLAEAIVKVAEWSVTRGVPVPLTTTLLDEAGDMEQRITRLMKPDRRLSVKLNLKSAAFIGLVGIMLAAIPLVPAVRAQVVSPNTVTPEKVTDKTVAAESANEEWRVQIRVIDADGNPIPNPEIGVQPGGEEKRVWQTGDQEGKLTVSLPTRTPRYCYLLARASGYAPMRAFWGRNQDYAEDPLPAEFTFQMTKAITVGGTVVDEDNQPIANASVLFSASSEDTNPVYRAKNGFYEKTYLTDQQGQWRCDLAPATISDASMKVSHPDYVSPANSYDQTKQIPELRQLKHSWTLKKGFEITGRVVDTEGTPVQGAVLALGELNLSSRKGPIARTDAEGMYRFEKVSPLFELRNNSDRIRFTITIMKHGFMPVFESVPGFGGRPLNDSTEQKRIVNFTLKPGVKLKLHVVDSQDQPIEGAWVMLKSWHATTAISVLQEYAIPTETDAQGNWQWENAPPGEPIYYDIVKPGFADIRDLKITVEGTETEKTITLKQPQLITGKVFDAKTRQPIEKFIVERAFENVGVLPGHLSWANDPTRGKNGTYKKRVTMPPHNGSYTYRARAEGYETAVSKSTPFKEGETVVNFELQPKPKAKQPVPVKSTAVPDAKEILEQSNRKMEKAKSAVKIPQKNTIAGRIVDQNQLGIGGAEVILIAYSDINNMQELRGRVIASAIADSEGYYEIKLPAEGGETRNFGAVWAKAKGYVAARSNWSTVIAALRRRKQSTLSLAATTGTWVDVKDSAGAPVSGVRVIPRNIGVPRGIGYPMPKKWEDQSTGVTGADGRAHLPHVAPQAIKGMVLIPPGNTGSMHYNQNFFLNVRPTETAPHFTLQLPEMGSVKGQLVVAEGSTLPKNLQFSLQSVTRRPIGFKNIVNVPIGADGTFSVAKLAVGSIFVPAFLPENQRLRADVPARIDVKANQETQLKIRVDPGVKVYGRIQKSDTKEKVKNYEMKLIYGQTVSNRAGNFEWLNFDLVTDSEGRFECYVPPGPINLRISRYADGYTAVNSWLPRKQRGVLGRRYDIPDQESFDLGTIDLVKNIPITGQVVDLKNQSLIGWSVYGFPKIPGFTQSETMNSMAGVRTDKKGTFKGSYPETYPPAYWKVSHRVWKTKYRFQDLRYVAKVISHKPFILQVDTSKEWQYGEPIPYDPTPLSASISSSGE; from the coding sequence ATGTCCTTTTTCGCGTTTTCCCCCCAGGTCGGTTTGTTGACTTTGAATATCGCTCTGGCTTCGATCTCGTTAGGACTCGTCGCCGTTTTGGTGGGGCGATTATCGAGTCGCTGTGCGCTGCCCACACGGCACGGGTTGTTCTGTGTGGCGCTCGTGTTGATGCTGGTCAGTCCGCTTCTGATCTGGGGCGCCTCCCATCAAGGGCTGGGCATTGTACCGATTTTGATGGGCGCATTGGACCGTGAGGATTCTCGCGGCTTAGATGGTTCGCTGCCAGCAGATCAGGGCGATGATGCACTGACGATGCCGATTCGGACACCGAAATTACTCACGACGCCTGTAGAGGAACCAGCCGTCGTTCAAAGTAGCACAGAAGCCGAACAGAACGGGCGAAAAAATGAAATCGTCGCTGATTCAGAAGCAGGCGATCTGCCAGTCGCCGCATCACCCGGAGTGGAACCGTCGGACAAGAAACGAACGCGTACGGGAATGGTTCAAAGTATCGGTGTCATGCTGGCTTTGGTTTGGGCAGTCGTTGCGGTCTGGTTTCTGATCAAGCTTGTGCGTGGATTGTTGGTCGTTCAACGACTGCGACGCTCATTACGGCCAGCAACCGATCCACGAATCACGAATGCAATGCTGCAGGTGAACCCGGATATGGGACAGAGTAAAATGGCACCTGTGTATGAATCAGAAATTGTGCCTGCTCCGTTGACTTTAGGACTCTGGCGATCGGTGATTGTCATACCTGAAGGATTAGCCGAGTCACTCAATGAGTCAGAACTTGCCTGCGTTTTGGCTCATGAGGTGGCACACGTCACTCGTCACGATACGCTGATCGCGATTCTGCAACAGTTGGCTGGGATCGGGTTCTGGTGGAATCCGCTATTGCGCATGATCAATCGTCAGATCAGCCAGTTGCGGGAACGCATCTGCGACGATTACGTCGTTCAGCGATTAGGCGAAGGGCTGCCCCTGGCGGAAGCGATTGTCAAAGTGGCCGAATGGTCTGTCACTCGCGGCGTTCCTGTTCCATTGACGACGACCCTGCTCGACGAAGCGGGCGACATGGAACAACGTATCACGCGGCTGATGAAACCGGATCGAAGGCTTTCGGTCAAATTGAATCTCAAGTCGGCAGCGTTCATTGGACTTGTGGGCATCATGCTTGCCGCTATCCCACTGGTGCCAGCCGTTCGTGCTCAAGTCGTCTCTCCGAATACGGTCACTCCTGAAAAAGTAACTGACAAAACGGTCGCCGCCGAATCAGCGAACGAAGAGTGGCGTGTTCAGATTCGTGTGATCGATGCGGACGGGAATCCCATCCCCAACCCAGAGATTGGTGTTCAGCCAGGTGGTGAAGAGAAACGTGTCTGGCAAACGGGCGATCAGGAGGGAAAACTCACGGTGTCTTTACCGACGCGGACGCCTCGGTACTGTTATTTATTAGCGCGGGCCAGCGGTTATGCTCCCATGCGGGCGTTTTGGGGTAGGAATCAGGACTACGCTGAAGATCCTCTGCCGGCGGAATTCACTTTTCAAATGACAAAAGCGATCACAGTCGGTGGAACTGTCGTCGATGAAGACAACCAGCCGATCGCCAATGCCAGTGTTCTGTTTTCTGCCAGCAGTGAAGACACGAACCCCGTGTATCGGGCGAAAAATGGTTTCTATGAAAAGACCTATCTGACGGATCAACAAGGTCAGTGGCGCTGTGACCTGGCACCAGCAACAATCAGTGATGCTTCAATGAAAGTGTCTCATCCTGATTACGTCAGCCCTGCTAATAGTTATGATCAAACGAAGCAAATTCCCGAGTTACGACAATTGAAGCATTCCTGGACTCTGAAGAAAGGGTTCGAGATCACAGGACGCGTGGTCGATACAGAGGGGACTCCTGTTCAAGGAGCAGTACTGGCATTGGGCGAATTGAATCTCTCTTCACGAAAAGGGCCCATTGCGCGGACGGATGCAGAGGGCATGTATCGTTTTGAAAAAGTTTCGCCACTATTCGAGCTTCGTAATAATAGCGATCGGATTCGGTTTACGATCACGATTATGAAACACGGCTTTATGCCGGTGTTCGAGTCGGTTCCCGGTTTTGGCGGACGTCCGCTTAATGATTCCACAGAACAGAAACGGATTGTGAACTTTACCCTCAAGCCAGGGGTGAAGTTAAAGCTGCATGTGGTCGATTCCCAGGATCAACCGATCGAGGGAGCATGGGTGATGCTGAAAAGCTGGCACGCTACCACAGCGATCAGTGTGCTCCAGGAGTACGCGATTCCGACTGAAACGGATGCGCAAGGGAACTGGCAATGGGAGAATGCACCACCGGGTGAGCCGATCTACTATGATATTGTAAAACCTGGTTTCGCCGACATCCGTGATCTCAAAATAACGGTAGAAGGGACTGAAACGGAGAAAACGATCACCCTGAAACAACCACAGTTGATTACAGGTAAAGTGTTTGATGCGAAGACCAGACAACCCATCGAGAAATTTATTGTAGAACGTGCGTTTGAAAATGTGGGCGTGCTCCCTGGCCATTTATCTTGGGCCAATGATCCGACCAGAGGCAAGAACGGAACATACAAAAAACGCGTGACCATGCCTCCCCATAACGGTAGTTACACTTATCGTGCTCGCGCTGAAGGCTATGAGACGGCGGTCAGCAAATCAACGCCGTTCAAGGAAGGCGAAACGGTGGTGAACTTTGAGCTGCAACCCAAGCCCAAAGCAAAACAGCCGGTTCCGGTCAAATCGACTGCCGTGCCAGACGCGAAAGAGATACTTGAGCAGTCGAATCGTAAAATGGAAAAAGCAAAATCAGCGGTTAAGATACCACAAAAAAATACGATTGCTGGGCGGATTGTGGATCAGAATCAACTGGGAATCGGCGGTGCCGAGGTGATTCTGATAGCTTACTCAGACATCAACAACATGCAAGAGCTCCGAGGCCGTGTCATCGCGTCAGCGATTGCCGATTCGGAGGGGTATTATGAGATCAAATTGCCCGCTGAGGGAGGGGAGACACGCAATTTTGGTGCTGTCTGGGCGAAGGCCAAAGGGTACGTGGCAGCGCGAAGCAACTGGTCAACTGTGATTGCTGCTTTGCGCAGAAGAAAACAATCGACGTTGTCTTTGGCTGCGACGACAGGCACCTGGGTTGATGTGAAGGACTCCGCAGGCGCACCAGTTTCAGGCGTACGTGTGATTCCTCGTAATATTGGGGTTCCGCGAGGAATTGGGTATCCGATGCCGAAAAAATGGGAAGATCAGTCGACGGGAGTCACGGGAGCAGACGGCAGGGCTCATTTGCCACATGTTGCTCCCCAGGCGATCAAGGGGATGGTATTGATTCCGCCCGGTAACACAGGCAGTATGCATTATAACCAGAATTTCTTTTTGAATGTGCGCCCCACGGAAACGGCGCCGCACTTCACGCTGCAACTTCCAGAAATGGGATCGGTGAAAGGGCAGTTGGTGGTTGCCGAAGGATCTACGTTACCGAAGAATTTACAGTTCTCGTTACAATCTGTGACGCGAAGACCAATCGGATTTAAAAATATTGTCAATGTACCCATCGGCGCGGACGGAACATTCTCGGTTGCGAAATTGGCAGTCGGTTCGATTTTTGTTCCGGCGTTTTTGCCTGAGAACCAACGTCTGCGGGCCGATGTGCCTGCCAGGATCGATGTAAAAGCAAATCAGGAAACGCAACTCAAAATCCGAGTCGATCCCGGTGTCAAAGTGTATGGACGAATTCAAAAGTCAGATACTAAGGAGAAAGTAAAAAACTACGAGATGAAGTTGATCTATGGACAGACGGTGAGTAACCGGGCCGGGAATTTTGAGTGGTTAAATTTTGATCTGGTGACCGACTCTGAGGGACGGTTCGAATGCTATGTTCCACCGGGGCCCATCAATCTGCGAATCTCTCGGTATGCGGATGGATACACGGCTGTGAACTCCTGGCTGCCCCGAAAGCAGCGTGGAGTTTTAGGCAGGAGATATGACATCCCGGATCAAGAGTCTTTCGATTTAGGCACAATCGATCTCGTGAAAAATATTCCCATCACTGGTCAGGTGGTCGACCTCAAAAATCAATCACTGATCGGTTGGAGTGTCTACGGCTTTCCAAAGATTCCGGGCTTTACGCAGTCGGAAACGATGAATTCGATGGCAGGAGTCCGTACCGATAAAAAGGGGACGTTCAAAGGCAGTTATCCCGAGACTTACCCGCCTGCCTACTGGAAAGTCTCGCATCGGGTCTGGAAAACGAAATATCGATTCCAGGATCTGCGATACGTGGCCAAAGTCATTTCTCACAAGCCGTTCATTCTGCAAGTGGATACTTCAAAAGAATGGCAATATGGAGAACCGATTCCATATGATCCCACGCCGCTTTCGGCCAGTATTTCCTCATCGGGAGAGTGA
- a CDS encoding BlaI/MecI/CopY family transcriptional regulator, whose product MSNVEGKLTPAQYQILEVIWNGPDAGATVTQIWQEICEQSAVTRTTVLNQVDRLEKRGWLQRKKHDDGFRYVATQSREQAARGITKEFVDSYFAGSASDLLMSLLGAKKIKPAEITRLRELLNSKSSNSKSKK is encoded by the coding sequence ATGTCAAATGTTGAAGGGAAGCTGACGCCGGCGCAATATCAGATTCTGGAAGTGATCTGGAACGGGCCGGACGCTGGTGCGACCGTCACACAAATCTGGCAGGAGATCTGCGAACAGAGCGCGGTGACGCGGACGACGGTTTTGAATCAAGTCGACCGTTTGGAGAAACGAGGCTGGTTGCAGCGAAAGAAACACGACGATGGTTTTCGTTATGTCGCGACACAGAGTCGTGAACAGGCAGCGCGCGGAATCACGAAAGAGTTTGTCGACTCTTACTTCGCTGGGTCCGCCAGCGATCTTCTGATGAGCTTACTGGGAGCTAAGAAGATCAAGCCTGCTGAGATTACACGCTTACGTGAATTGCTCAATTCGAAGTCATCAAATTCAAAGTCTAAAAAGTAG